The Paenibacillus tianjinensis genome has a window encoding:
- the yabN gene encoding bifunctional methyltransferase/pyrophosphohydrolase YabN: MSATLTVVGLGSGNPDRLTLGIIKKLKAAATVYVRTAEHPVMAALKELEIHSQSFDGLYESLDSFPEVYEAITSRLIGEALSAPQGTEIVYAVPGHPMVAESAVSLLRQRCPEAGIELQILGGESFLDEAFVRLGFDPIEGFQLLDASGIRSSQLQPELHTLIGQVYDSFTASETKLCLMELYPPEYEVIVGHALGVEQEERILRVPLYELDRLDGYGNLSLVYVPANRSEDARKRTFARLHEIVDTLRSPEGCPWDREQTHESLRKNLIEETYEVLETIDEDDPDHMKEELGDLLLQIMLHSQMEEELGTFSVYDVIEGLNDKLIFRHPHVFGGQNAADAEEALKNWEGMKAEEKRLKGIKPEAESALSGVPRDLPALMKAYKLQKKASKVGFDWDNTTDVLAKIREEVDELQEAIETGATAEEQMLELGDLLFAATNIARFIGADPEEALTRTNRKFVSRFAYIEQQLLNRGSSVKESSLEVMEQLWQEAKAEERK; the protein is encoded by the coding sequence ATGAGTGCAACATTAACAGTGGTTGGCCTGGGGTCAGGCAACCCGGACCGGCTGACGCTGGGGATAATCAAGAAACTAAAGGCAGCAGCAACCGTTTACGTACGGACCGCTGAGCATCCGGTGATGGCGGCGCTCAAGGAGCTGGAGATTCATTCACAGTCTTTTGACGGGTTATATGAATCGCTGGACTCCTTTCCGGAGGTATATGAAGCGATTACTTCCAGATTAATCGGAGAAGCGCTGTCCGCGCCGCAGGGTACTGAGATCGTCTATGCTGTTCCGGGCCATCCTATGGTCGCAGAGTCGGCGGTATCCCTCCTGCGCCAGCGCTGCCCGGAAGCGGGCATTGAGCTGCAGATTCTCGGCGGGGAGAGCTTCCTGGATGAGGCATTTGTACGCCTCGGCTTCGATCCGATTGAAGGCTTTCAGCTGCTGGATGCCTCCGGGATCCGCAGCTCCCAGCTGCAGCCGGAGCTGCATACCCTGATTGGCCAGGTCTATGACAGCTTTACAGCATCGGAAACGAAGCTGTGTCTGATGGAGCTATACCCGCCGGAGTACGAAGTGATCGTGGGCCATGCGCTTGGAGTAGAACAGGAGGAGCGTATTCTCCGGGTGCCGCTGTATGAGCTGGACCGGCTGGACGGGTATGGCAACCTCTCGCTGGTCTATGTCCCGGCGAACCGTTCGGAGGATGCGCGTAAACGCACCTTTGCCCGCCTTCATGAAATTGTGGACACCTTAAGAAGCCCGGAGGGCTGTCCTTGGGACCGTGAGCAGACGCATGAATCGCTGCGTAAGAATCTGATCGAGGAAACCTATGAGGTGCTGGAAACGATCGATGAGGACGATCCGGACCATATGAAGGAAGAGCTGGGGGATCTGCTGCTGCAGATCATGCTTCATTCCCAGATGGAAGAGGAGCTGGGCACTTTCAGTGTCTATGATGTGATTGAAGGATTGAATGACAAGCTGATCTTCCGTCATCCGCATGTGTTTGGCGGCCAAAACGCTGCAGATGCCGAAGAAGCGCTGAAAAACTGGGAAGGCATGAAAGCTGAAGAGAAGCGGCTGAAAGGTATAAAGCCTGAAGCAGAGTCGGCGCTTAGCGGTGTTCCCCGCGATCTGCCTGCACTCATGAAAGCCTACAAGCTGCAGAAGAAGGCATCCAAAGTGGGCTTCGATTGGGATAATACAACCGACGTTCTGGCCAAAATCCGCGAGGAAGTCGATGAGCTTCAGGAAGCGATTGAGACCGGCGCAACGGCTGAAGAACAGATGCTGGAGCTTGGCGATCTGCTGTTCGCAGCGACCAACATTGCCCGCTTCATCGGAGCGGACCCGGAGGAGGCACTGACCCGCACTAACCGCAAGTTTGTGTCGCGTTTTGCTTACATCGAGCAGCAATTGCTGAACCGGGGTTCAAGTGTGAAGGAGAGCAGCCTGGAGGTTATGGAGCAATTATGGCAGGAAGCGAAGGCGGAGGAGCGGAAATAA
- a CDS encoding HU family DNA-binding protein, whose protein sequence is MNKTDLVNNISEKSGLAKKDVEAVLNGVLSEITEALSKGDKVQLIGFGTFETRKRSGRTGRNPQSGTPIEIPESTVPAFKAGNKLKEAVN, encoded by the coding sequence ATGAACAAGACAGATCTGGTAAACAACATTTCCGAAAAAAGCGGATTGGCCAAAAAAGATGTAGAAGCGGTACTGAACGGCGTACTTAGCGAAATTACAGAAGCTTTGTCCAAAGGGGATAAAGTGCAGCTGATTGGCTTCGGTACTTTTGAAACCCGCAAACGTTCCGGCCGTACCGGCCGCAACCCGCAATCGGGCACACCTATTGAAATCCCTGAATCGACTGTACCGGCCTTCAAGGCTGGCAACAAGCTCAAAGAAGCCGTTAACTAA
- a CDS encoding RNA-binding S4 domain-containing protein produces the protein MRLDKFLKVSRLIKRRTVAKDVSEQGRVLINGKESKPSSTVKIGDEITVQFGQKLVTVKVEKLVETTRKDEAAGMYTLLREEPVAKSSGLDW, from the coding sequence ATGCGTTTGGACAAGTTTTTGAAAGTGTCCCGGCTGATAAAGCGCCGCACTGTGGCCAAGGATGTGTCCGAACAAGGCCGGGTGCTGATTAACGGGAAAGAATCCAAACCAAGCAGCACAGTAAAAATCGGTGACGAGATTACGGTGCAATTTGGTCAAAAGCTCGTAACGGTCAAAGTGGAGAAGCTGGTTGAAACCACCCGCAAGGATGAAGCAGCCGGTATGTACACACTGCTCCGTGAAGAGCCTGTTGCCAAGAGCAGCGGTCTTGACTGGTAA
- the yabP gene encoding sporulation protein YabP, protein MIEPVKVNKQHDLHMRSRKQLELTGVQNVESFDSEEFLLRTELGHLTIRGNHLHIKNLSLENGILSLEGNVHSLIYLDPGSQGKNKGILGKLFK, encoded by the coding sequence ATGATCGAGCCAGTCAAAGTCAACAAACAGCACGATCTGCACATGCGCAGCCGCAAGCAATTGGAACTTACAGGCGTGCAGAATGTAGAGAGCTTCGACAGCGAGGAGTTTCTGCTTCGGACAGAACTTGGCCATCTCACCATTCGCGGGAATCATTTACATATCAAAAATCTAAGCCTCGAGAACGGTATTCTGTCCCTGGAAGGCAATGTCCATTCCCTGATTTATCTCGATCCCGGATCGCAGGGGAAAAACAAGGGCATACTCGGCAAGCTGTTTAAATGA
- the yabQ gene encoding spore cortex biosynthesis protein YabQ — protein MNPAVQWMTLLYMMLAGTAMGLTYDSYRVLSLKLSFPKWLNALLDLLYWVWAALLVFRMLYAGNQGQLRFYVFLGLFLGVWIYFLIFSVTVRRFVVMLIQSVQYTCRLLWRILETLIGVPLLWLWRLLIGTLLLLGRILLFILKLLLRLTKPIWVLPVRWISPYLSRLYHSAWITRSIEWINAWRKR, from the coding sequence ATGAACCCCGCGGTTCAATGGATGACCCTGCTCTATATGATGCTGGCCGGCACAGCTATGGGATTGACCTATGACAGCTACCGGGTGCTGTCGCTGAAGCTAAGCTTTCCCAAATGGCTGAATGCGCTGCTGGATCTGCTCTATTGGGTATGGGCGGCCCTGCTTGTCTTTCGAATGCTGTATGCCGGAAATCAGGGGCAATTGAGGTTTTATGTCTTTTTAGGCCTCTTCTTAGGCGTATGGATCTATTTTTTGATCTTCAGTGTTACGGTGCGGCGTTTTGTGGTAATGTTAATTCAGTCGGTACAGTACACATGCAGACTACTATGGAGAATATTGGAAACCTTAATAGGTGTACCGCTGCTCTGGCTATGGCGCCTTCTAATAGGGACGCTGCTGCTGCTAGGCCGTATCCTGTTATTTATCCTGAAGCTGCTTTTGCGTCTAACGAAGCCAATTTGGGTACTTCCAGTAAGGTGGATCTCTCCGTATTTGTCCCGGCTCTATCATTCCGCCTGGATTACGAGATCTATTGAATGGATAAACGCATGGCGGAAACGCTGA
- a CDS encoding FtsB family cell division protein has translation MSRLSAEDKGNLSEALTAGAKRRKFIWLLVMAVFFGWSGYIFFDQSASIADKKEVLAKKQASNENVTASLNQLKYEVSRLNEDEYIGQLARKWYNMYLPGELPIRTEQSGQ, from the coding sequence ATGAGCAGATTATCTGCGGAAGACAAGGGAAATCTAAGCGAAGCTTTGACCGCAGGCGCAAAGAGAAGAAAATTCATCTGGCTCCTCGTGATGGCTGTGTTTTTTGGCTGGTCCGGCTACATTTTCTTTGACCAAAGCGCTTCAATTGCGGACAAGAAAGAGGTGCTTGCCAAGAAGCAGGCAAGTAATGAGAATGTTACGGCCTCTCTCAATCAGCTGAAATACGAAGTGTCGAGGCTAAATGAAGATGAGTATATCGGCCAATTGGCGCGGAAATGGTACAATATGTATCTCCCGGGAGAACTGCCAATTCGTACGGAGCAATCAGGGCAATAA
- a CDS encoding S1 domain-containing RNA-binding protein: protein MAIEVGTKLEGKVTGITHFGAFVDLSGGVTGLVHISEIADNYVKDVNDHLKIGDVVTVKVINVDKDGKIGLSIKQAVDKPASEVRPPRAPRPERPSGGDRFGGGGGSGGGGGGYNRERGGRPFKPAAGKPSFEDKMSRFLKDSEERISSIKKNTEGKRGGRGAKRV, encoded by the coding sequence ATGGCAATTGAAGTGGGCACCAAGTTAGAGGGCAAGGTGACAGGCATCACGCATTTCGGAGCATTTGTGGATCTGTCAGGAGGTGTCACAGGTCTCGTTCACATTTCGGAAATCGCCGATAACTACGTCAAGGATGTTAACGATCATTTAAAGATTGGTGATGTAGTAACCGTCAAGGTGATCAATGTTGACAAGGACGGCAAGATCGGGCTTTCCATTAAGCAGGCTGTAGATAAGCCGGCATCGGAAGTACGTCCCCCTAGAGCTCCAAGACCAGAACGTCCAAGCGGCGGAGACCGTTTCGGCGGCGGTGGCGGCAGTGGAGGCGGCGGCGGTGGTTACAATCGTGAACGGGGTGGGCGTCCATTCAAGCCTGCAGCCGGTAAACCTTCATTCGAGGATAAAATGTCACGCTTCCTGAAAGACAGCGAAGAACGGATATCTTCGATCAAGAAGAACACAGAAGGAAAGCGCGGCGGCCGTGGGGCTAAGCGCGTATAA
- the spoIIE gene encoding stage II sporulation protein E yields the protein MNKSNVVNLPEWAKAGSKDKAQKQEAWSMRFKNWGLKQPLFQLITVKKWMLLLSLMGFLLGRAMILDELSPFAAAYFAVIVFMRRDSMLPVAAAIVLGSLFTPFPGAIVVASELIIFFLIYKGLENFQRVDLSYAPLMVFVSSFMVGLFRVVIGPSIAWYPLMMSVIDALLGFVLTLVFLQALPLFTFKQKSRALRSDEILCLIILLASVMTGLVGWTVDGLSLEHILSRYLILLFALAGGAPLGAAVGVVTGLILSLADIGAIYQMSLLAFSGMLAGMMQSGRKGAVSMGMLLGSTILSVYFLGPGDVMASTWETSAAVLLFLLTPKGIISAIAKYVPGTADHSRSQHEYARRVRDITADRVTQFSQVFQQLSSSFGQIPRAGEAGKTDREMENFMSTVTEGACAGCIRRTHCWDAKFYQTYRYMTDMMTTVEECPDITAAQLPPEWNRICGKTAEVLEVMKGQYDLYQHDMRWKRQIYDSRQFVAEQLSGVSQVMEDLAKEIKREGQAMYRQESQIREALEKLGLSIHSIEILSLDPGRVEIEVVHAYTRGFDECRKMIAPLLSDILEENIAVVSETAVHPCEGLSMVTFGSAKAYEVSTGVAGAAKGGDLLSGDSFSTVELGNGTFAVSISDGMGNGERARMESSAALSMLEKLLQSGMDEKLAVKSVNSILLLRSPDEFYATVDMALIDQYSAQTTFMKIASAPSFIRRGSEVIPITSSNLPIGIIKDIEVDLISMQLRPGDILIMMTDGIYDAPGYAVNKEIWMKRLIQELEGDDPQDMADELLDKVIRYQGNEIHDDMTIVVTRLDHFHPEWSSLHMPGIGRMERPRTVS from the coding sequence ATGAATAAAAGCAATGTGGTGAATTTGCCGGAGTGGGCCAAAGCAGGAAGCAAGGACAAGGCGCAGAAGCAAGAAGCCTGGAGTATGCGGTTTAAGAACTGGGGGTTGAAGCAGCCGCTTTTCCAGCTTATCACAGTCAAGAAATGGATGCTGCTGCTGAGTCTTATGGGCTTTCTGTTGGGACGGGCCATGATTTTGGACGAACTGTCACCCTTTGCTGCAGCTTACTTTGCAGTCATTGTGTTTATGCGGAGAGACTCTATGCTGCCCGTGGCCGCGGCTATCGTTCTTGGCAGTCTGTTCACTCCATTTCCTGGTGCTATTGTAGTTGCATCTGAACTGATTATTTTTTTCCTGATCTATAAAGGACTTGAGAATTTTCAGCGCGTAGACCTCTCTTATGCACCGCTGATGGTATTCGTATCCTCGTTTATGGTCGGCCTGTTCCGGGTGGTGATTGGGCCGTCCATCGCCTGGTATCCGCTGATGATGTCCGTCATTGATGCACTCCTCGGGTTTGTGCTGACGCTAGTGTTCTTGCAGGCGCTTCCGCTCTTTACGTTTAAGCAGAAAAGCCGGGCGCTGCGCAGTGATGAGATCCTATGTCTGATCATTCTGCTCGCTTCCGTAATGACCGGTCTTGTAGGCTGGACCGTAGACGGATTGTCGCTCGAACATATATTATCCCGTTACCTCATTTTGCTGTTTGCGCTGGCCGGCGGTGCTCCACTCGGCGCTGCCGTTGGGGTAGTGACAGGTCTAATTCTCAGTCTCGCCGATATCGGGGCCATCTACCAGATGAGCCTGCTGGCCTTCTCCGGCATGCTGGCCGGTATGATGCAGTCCGGGCGCAAAGGGGCGGTATCCATGGGAATGCTGCTCGGATCAACTATTCTGTCCGTTTATTTTCTCGGTCCGGGTGATGTAATGGCCTCAACCTGGGAGACCAGTGCGGCTGTGCTGTTGTTTCTTCTCACACCTAAAGGCATTATTTCTGCCATTGCCAAATATGTACCGGGCACTGCCGATCACAGCCGGTCGCAGCATGAATATGCCCGTAGAGTAAGAGATATTACGGCAGACCGGGTTACGCAGTTTTCTCAAGTATTCCAACAGCTGTCCAGCAGCTTCGGCCAAATTCCCCGGGCCGGGGAAGCGGGGAAGACGGATCGTGAAATGGAGAATTTCATGAGCACCGTAACCGAAGGCGCCTGCGCCGGCTGCATCCGCCGGACCCACTGCTGGGATGCCAAGTTCTATCAGACCTATAGATACATGACAGATATGATGACTACGGTAGAAGAGTGTCCGGATATAACAGCCGCCCAGCTTCCTCCAGAGTGGAACCGGATTTGCGGCAAGACGGCCGAGGTGCTGGAGGTCATGAAGGGCCAATATGATCTTTACCAGCATGATATGCGCTGGAAAAGACAAATATACGACAGCCGCCAATTTGTTGCTGAGCAATTATCCGGCGTCTCCCAGGTTATGGAGGATCTGGCTAAAGAGATTAAACGTGAGGGACAAGCTATGTACCGGCAGGAAAGCCAGATCCGTGAAGCATTGGAGAAGCTGGGACTGTCCATTCACAGCATTGAGATTCTAAGTCTTGATCCCGGACGGGTAGAGATTGAGGTAGTCCATGCCTATACACGGGGATTTGATGAATGCCGTAAAATGATCGCGCCGCTGCTCTCTGACATTCTGGAGGAGAACATTGCCGTCGTCAGTGAAACGGCAGTCCATCCGTGTGAGGGATTGTCCATGGTCACGTTCGGCTCGGCGAAAGCTTATGAAGTGAGCACAGGTGTGGCCGGAGCGGCTAAGGGAGGAGATTTGCTCTCCGGCGACAGCTTCAGCACGGTAGAGCTGGGCAATGGCACCTTTGCTGTATCGATAAGCGACGGGATGGGCAACGGCGAACGTGCACGGATGGAGAGCAGCGCTGCGCTGTCGATGCTGGAGAAGCTCCTGCAATCGGGAATGGATGAGAAGCTGGCCGTGAAATCTGTCAATTCTATTCTGTTGCTGCGTTCACCGGATGAATTCTATGCGACGGTGGATATGGCGCTGATAGACCAGTATTCGGCGCAGACGACCTTTATGAAGATTGCTTCTGCACCAAGCTTTATCCGCCGGGGCAGCGAGGTCATTCCTATTACTTCAAGCAATCTGCCCATCGGGATTATAAAAGATATTGAAGTCGACCTGATCAGCATGCAGCTGCGCCCGGGCGATATTCTTATTATGATGACCGATGGTATTTATGATGCGCCCGGATATGCCGTTAATAAAGAGATATGGATGAAACGGCTGATTCAGGAGCTTGAAGGCGATGATCCGCAGGATATGGCCGACGAGCTGCTGGATAAGGTAATCCGCTATCAGGGCAATGAGATACATGATGACATGACCATTGTTGTCACCCGCCTTGATCATTTCCATCCGGAGTGGTCCAGCCTGCATATGCCCGGTATCGGCCGGATGGAGCGTCCGCGCACCGTAAGCTAA
- a CDS encoding vWA domain-containing protein, with translation MRQILLITDGCSNVGESPVMAAAHARQEGITVNVVGVVDYGTIGELGSREIADIAKAGGGLSRIVGTPQLAQTMQMMTRKTVVQTIQQAVNKEVKKILGEGSLEELPPLKRSQVVTVVDELTETTPLRIALLIDASASMKPKLGAVEEAIRDLALSLEAREGRSELAVFHFPGRSSSEDAMLDMDWSSDVSEVRSLFSRLKMRGATPTGPAIFKVLEHYRYDKLDEHRDRYVSEDQGEREGMIGGYVV, from the coding sequence ATGAGACAGATCTTGCTCATTACTGACGGATGTTCGAACGTGGGGGAAAGTCCGGTGATGGCTGCGGCGCATGCCCGGCAGGAGGGAATCACCGTAAATGTCGTTGGCGTAGTAGATTACGGGACGATCGGGGAGCTCGGGAGCCGGGAGATTGCGGATATCGCCAAAGCCGGCGGCGGACTCAGCCGGATCGTCGGTACGCCGCAGCTGGCGCAGACGATGCAGATGATGACCCGGAAAACCGTGGTTCAGACGATTCAGCAGGCGGTTAATAAAGAGGTAAAAAAAATACTCGGTGAAGGCTCGCTGGAAGAGCTTCCTCCACTTAAACGTTCGCAGGTCGTTACTGTGGTAGATGAGCTTACGGAGACCACACCGCTTCGCATTGCACTACTCATAGATGCAAGTGCAAGCATGAAGCCTAAGCTGGGTGCAGTTGAGGAGGCAATCCGTGATTTGGCGCTTAGCCTGGAGGCGCGGGAAGGACGCAGCGAGCTTGCCGTGTTCCATTTTCCCGGACGTTCCAGCAGCGAGGATGCCATGCTCGATATGGATTGGAGCAGCGATGTATCCGAAGTCCGCTCCCTGTTCAGCAGGCTGAAGATGAGGGGAGCTACACCGACAGGACCGGCGATTTTCAAGGTGCTTGAGCATTACCGTTATGATAAACTGGATGAACACCGTGACCGCTACGTCAGCGAGGACCAGGGTGAACGAGAAGGGATGATTGGTGGGTATGTCGTCTAA
- a CDS encoding protein kinase domain-containing protein encodes MSSNPPYPVGTVISGKWRGNRYVVERLLGKGANGTVYLVQREGRREKYALKVGNDTLELQSEINVLTSLQSCRKRSEYRARRESPLSSYLLESDDFKGGNNEPFYVMRYVEGRPLHLFLAKNGASWLGLVGLKLLEKLQLLHECGFVFGDLKPENVMVSDYGEAELIDYGGASPMGRSVKQFTEWHDRGFWNAGSRTGDESYDLFSFAVLCLRLLDEDGLKACAQQLPQTRSVDELTRLAKNLPDKKLSSWLCLALKGGFTGSAAAAAAWKHHIYNQRKPAKEVMATPRWLKNAFALSLFVLAFTIYWVLRF; translated from the coding sequence ATGTCGTCTAATCCACCCTATCCGGTAGGCACCGTAATTTCAGGCAAATGGCGGGGGAACCGCTATGTTGTCGAGCGGCTGCTGGGAAAAGGGGCGAACGGAACCGTATATCTCGTGCAAAGAGAAGGCAGACGGGAGAAGTATGCGCTCAAGGTCGGAAACGACACGCTTGAACTGCAGTCTGAAATTAATGTGCTGACTTCTCTTCAATCCTGCCGTAAGCGCAGTGAGTACCGGGCACGCCGTGAATCTCCGCTCTCCTCTTATCTGCTGGAATCGGATGACTTTAAAGGCGGCAACAATGAGCCGTTTTACGTCATGCGTTATGTGGAGGGACGGCCGCTGCATCTTTTTTTGGCCAAAAACGGTGCCTCCTGGCTGGGGCTGGTCGGACTGAAGCTGCTGGAGAAACTGCAACTGCTGCACGAATGCGGTTTTGTGTTTGGGGACCTGAAGCCGGAGAACGTGATGGTATCGGATTACGGGGAAGCCGAGCTGATTGATTATGGCGGTGCGAGCCCTATGGGACGCAGTGTCAAGCAATTTACCGAATGGCATGACCGCGGGTTCTGGAACGCTGGGAGCCGAACGGGTGATGAGAGCTACGACCTCTTTTCCTTTGCCGTGCTGTGCCTTCGCCTGCTTGATGAGGACGGGCTGAAGGCTTGTGCCCAGCAGCTTCCGCAGACCCGGAGCGTGGATGAGCTGACCAGACTGGCCAAAAATCTGCCGGACAAAAAGCTCTCCTCCTGGCTGTGTCTGGCGCTGAAGGGTGGATTTACCGGATCGGCGGCGGCAGCGGCAGCGTGGAAGCATCATATCTATAATCAGCGTAAACCTGCTAAGGAAGTCATGGCAACTCCTCGCTGGCTGAAGAATGCCTTTGCACTTTCTTTGTTTGTGCTGGCCTTTACAATTTACTGGGTGCTCCGTTTTTGA
- the tilS gene encoding tRNA lysidine(34) synthetase TilS → MEQMNELVQYVMESAAEHELWAPHDTIVVAVSGGPDSVALLRILHEISVNRTHLNLICAHVNHGFRAESQEEAEFVRALADELGIPFELAEFDIPSIVKKSGLGPEGAAREKRYQFLIETAKRHGARAVALAHHADDQAETVLMRLLRGSGPSGLAGMRWKRTEKKVELIRPFLRINKTALIGLCQSEGFAYAMDASNLLMKYKRNAVRLEVLPMLEKYNPKVKQSLLQLSEIAGAEDEFMEANALKCFEELVLFEHGKYTFKRASFAAVPSALQRRLIKLILNYLSADSQTLDFSKIEAVRRGTLQEHPTVWSLDLGGGLICVRQYDTILFSSKPPQQQVSYTYRLSLPDSRLELWEIGKAMTMTVLERESFALQGEDSGKMSAWFDSDELVLPLTVRSRLPGDTIRVMGLNGSKKVKDIYIDDKIPSSERSRIPLVCDGSGNIVWIPGVRRSMHAAVGRHTASVLLLTLEELEKSRET, encoded by the coding sequence ATGGAGCAAATGAATGAACTCGTGCAGTACGTAATGGAGTCCGCGGCCGAGCATGAGCTGTGGGCACCCCATGACACCATTGTAGTCGCAGTTTCCGGAGGACCGGACTCTGTGGCTCTTTTGCGTATTTTGCATGAAATATCCGTGAACCGGACACACCTAAATCTGATATGCGCCCATGTGAACCATGGCTTTAGAGCAGAGTCGCAGGAGGAGGCTGAATTTGTCCGCGCGCTGGCGGATGAGCTGGGTATACCCTTTGAGCTGGCTGAATTCGATATTCCCTCTATTGTGAAGAAAAGCGGTCTGGGACCGGAGGGGGCAGCGCGGGAGAAACGTTATCAGTTTCTGATTGAAACAGCTAAGCGGCACGGGGCGCGCGCCGTCGCACTGGCTCATCATGCCGATGATCAGGCGGAGACGGTGCTGATGCGGCTGCTGCGCGGCAGCGGTCCTTCGGGACTGGCCGGGATGCGCTGGAAAAGAACCGAAAAAAAGGTGGAACTCATCCGCCCCTTTCTGCGTATTAACAAAACAGCTCTTATCGGGCTGTGTCAGAGTGAAGGGTTTGCTTATGCCATGGATGCCAGTAATCTGCTTATGAAATATAAGCGGAATGCGGTTCGGCTGGAGGTGCTGCCGATGCTGGAGAAGTATAACCCCAAAGTAAAGCAGTCGCTTCTGCAGCTGTCCGAAATTGCCGGAGCGGAAGATGAATTTATGGAGGCGAATGCGTTAAAATGCTTCGAAGAGCTAGTTTTGTTCGAGCATGGAAAATACACCTTTAAGAGAGCTTCATTTGCGGCCGTGCCCTCCGCTTTACAACGGCGTTTGATTAAACTAATATTAAATTATCTGTCGGCGGATTCACAAACCTTGGATTTTTCCAAGATCGAAGCAGTACGCCGGGGGACGCTGCAGGAACATCCCACCGTATGGAGTCTGGATTTGGGTGGGGGGCTGATTTGTGTGCGGCAATACGATACCATTTTGTTCTCGTCCAAGCCTCCGCAGCAGCAGGTTAGCTATACATATCGGCTGTCTTTGCCCGACTCCCGCCTTGAGTTATGGGAAATCGGAAAAGCAATGACAATGACGGTGCTGGAGAGGGAAAGTTTTGCTTTACAGGGGGAGGATTCCGGGAAGATGTCAGCCTGGTTTGACAGTGATGAGCTGGTGCTGCCGCTGACCGTCCGTTCCCGATTGCCTGGAGATACCATAAGGGTTATGGGATTAAACGGAAGCAAAAAGGTAAAAGATATTTACATTGATGATAAAATACCTTCTTCCGAACGTTCTAGAATTCCCCTCGTTTGTGATGGTTCGGGCAATATCGTCTGGATTCCGGGCGTAAGACGCTCGATGCATGCCGCAGTAGGGCGGCACACGGCCTCGGTTCTGCTCTTAACTCTGGAAGAACTGGAGAAAAGCAGAGAAACGTAA
- the hpt gene encoding hypoxanthine phosphoribosyltransferase — MQNDIQEILISQEEIQQRIRELGAQLSEEYAGRTPLVICVLKGAFIFMADLVKVITVPVEMDFMAVSSYGGTTKSSGIVKIIKDLDTSVEGRDVLIVEDIIDSGLTLSYLIDMLQGRNAASVKVVTLFDKPSGRAVNLEAEFTGFVIPDAFLVGYGLDYAELYRNLPYVGVLKPEIYSK; from the coding sequence TTGCAGAACGATATTCAGGAAATCTTGATCAGCCAAGAGGAAATTCAACAAAGAATCAGGGAGCTCGGCGCCCAGCTGAGCGAAGAATATGCAGGACGCACGCCTTTAGTGATTTGTGTGCTAAAAGGCGCGTTTATCTTTATGGCAGATTTGGTTAAAGTCATTACAGTACCCGTTGAAATGGACTTTATGGCAGTATCCAGCTACGGTGGTACGACCAAATCATCCGGTATTGTCAAAATCATCAAGGATTTGGACACATCAGTTGAAGGCCGCGATGTTCTGATTGTGGAGGACATTATCGACAGCGGTCTTACGCTCAGCTATTTGATTGACATGCTGCAGGGCCGCAACGCTGCTTCTGTCAAAGTAGTCACCCTGTTCGACAAACCGTCAGGCCGTGCAGTTAATCTTGAAGCCGAATTTACCGGTTTTGTGATTCCTGATGCATTCCTGGTCGGCTACGGACTGGACTATGCCGAGCTATATCGGAACCTCCCTTATGTCGGTGTGCTGAAGCCTGAAATTTATTCCAAATGA